The Rhododendron vialii isolate Sample 1 chromosome 6a, ASM3025357v1 genome includes a window with the following:
- the LOC131329500 gene encoding uncharacterized protein LOC131329500: MSTAFWNGVTLCLKVFGPLVMVLRLAGDWKPSMGFVYGELKNAKKDIKEAYKQVETNYRPILDVIDGKAKGRLDSALHLTAYFLNPFYFYKDHTIQDDPIIMDGVLTCVEAFFPDDVNVQDEVINRELLKYKNKDGGFGRPLATMGCATNNDSYDPVGWWSNYGNHTPNLKRMATRILSLTSSSSGCERNWSTFEGIHTKKRNRLDMTRLNNLVYVQFNAKLLNNKRKGKDVLRASEATHAQGWIVEGGDADEEDPVSGLAWEMIGEATGADEILQPRRTTRNVGVRELHEDDFLSEDDPEEEVDEDFEFESDGDQVMGGYGEEEDE; encoded by the exons ATGAGTACGGCATTTTGGAATGGCGTAACTTTATGCTTGAAAGTGTTTGGTCCGTTGGTGATGGTTCTTCGACTTGCTGGGGATTGGAAGCCCTCAATGGGCTTTGTGTATGGAGAGCTAAAAAACGCAAAAAAAGATATCAAAGAGGCATACAAGCAAGTTGAGACTAACTACCGGCCAATACTAGATGTCATTGATGGGAAAGCCAAGGGTCGGTTAGATAGTGCATTGCATTTGACGGCTTACTTTTTGAATCCTTTTTACTTCTACAAAGATCATACCATTCAAGATGATCCTATCATTATGGATGGGGTTCTTACTTGCGTTGAAGCTTTCTTTCCCGATGATGTCAATGTTCAAGATGAAGTCATCAATAGAGAGTTGTTGAAATACAAGAACAAAGATGGTGGATTTGGAAGACCATTAGCCACAATGGGATGTGCAACGAACAATGACTCTTATGATCCAG TTGGATGGTGGTCTAACTATGGCAATCATACACccaatttgaaaagaatggcCACTCGAATTCTCTCTTTGACTTCAAGTTCATCGGGGTGTGAgcgaaattggagcacttttgAGGGa atacatacaaagaaaaggaatagaCTAGATATGACAAGGTTGAACAATCTAGTGTATGTCCAATTCAATGCCAAACTCCtcaacaataaaagaaagggGAAGGATGTATTACGTGCTAGTGAAGCAACACATGCACAAGGATGGATTGTTGAAGGTGGAGATGCTGATGAAGAAGACCCGGTTTCGGGACTTGCATGGGAGATGATCGGGGAAGCTACGGGAGCGGATGAAATCCTTCAACCTAGAAGAACTACTAGAAATGTTGGAGTACGAGAGCTACATGAGGACGATTTTTTGTCGGAAGATGATCCCGAAGAGGAGGTAGATGAGGACTTTGAGTTTGAGTCCGATGGAGACCAAGTTATGGGTGGATATGGGGAAGAAGAGGATGAGTAA
- the LOC131329501 gene encoding uncharacterized protein LOC131329501, whose product MDFGELWAIFGPAVAGAVFGAGWWFWVDAVVCSSVTVSFLHYLPGIFASLAALMFNCVRREDIDYSPYEEGEWRLKLWLFLAYVVSFVSLAASVGLLIQDALTDTGPSSWTGTAGVLQCVCVLISGLIYWTSHAD is encoded by the exons ATGGATTTTGGGGAGCTGTGGGCGATCTTCGGACCAGCCGTTGCAGGTGCGGTCTTCGGCGCCGGTTGGTGGTTTTGGGTCGACGCCGTCGTTTGCAGCTCCGTCACCGTCTCCTTCCTCCACTATCTCCCTG gcatttttgcttctttggcGGCTTTGATGTTCAATTGCGTAAGAAGGGAGGATATTGACTACTCTCCCTACGAAGAAGGCGAGTGGAG GTTGAAGCTTTGGCTTTTCCTTGCTTATGTTGTATCATTCGTCTCTCTAGCGGCTTCGGTTGGGCTATTGATACAAGATGCACTAACCGATACTGGCCCCTCTTCTTGGACAGGAACAGCAGGTGTTTtgcagtgtgtgtgtgtgttgatcAG TGGGTTGATTTATTGGACTTCTCATGCGGACTAA